The following are encoded together in the Falsiruegeria litorea R37 genome:
- a CDS encoding DUF4198 domain-containing protein, giving the protein MLPRLLLIIALCLPLPRLALGHEFWIEPEKYQVETGAPLMANLVIGQRFEGSPQMFFDTRIARFELHQGGQVAPYAGRMGDIPALETVIKDPGLLVIVHQTQPSTLKYHEWSKFQAFVDEKGFGDVLSRHLERGLPRDGFYESYTRHAKALIAVGSGSGTDHVTGMEVEFIAGVNPYVDDLSQGLPVQLLYQGQPLAETQITIIERAPTGDVHVKTLQSDDRGQALIRTRPGHTYLLDAVVLRPAPKNSEAVWDTLWAALTFFVPER; this is encoded by the coding sequence ATGTTGCCCCGTCTGCTCTTGATCATTGCCCTTTGCCTGCCCCTGCCAAGGCTGGCCCTTGGGCACGAGTTTTGGATCGAACCAGAAAAATATCAAGTTGAAACCGGCGCGCCTTTGATGGCCAATCTTGTGATCGGTCAAAGGTTTGAAGGCAGCCCGCAGATGTTCTTTGACACCCGCATCGCCCGGTTCGAGCTGCATCAGGGCGGTCAGGTTGCGCCTTATGCGGGTCGGATGGGGGACATTCCAGCGCTTGAAACGGTGATCAAAGATCCCGGGCTTTTGGTCATCGTGCATCAAACACAGCCCTCGACACTCAAATATCACGAATGGTCCAAGTTCCAGGCCTTCGTTGACGAAAAGGGGTTTGGGGACGTCCTGTCGCGTCATCTTGAACGCGGCCTGCCCAGGGATGGCTTCTATGAAAGCTACACGCGACATGCCAAGGCGCTGATCGCGGTGGGGTCGGGTTCCGGCACAGACCACGTGACCGGGATGGAGGTCGAGTTCATTGCGGGCGTAAACCCATATGTGGACGACCTGTCGCAAGGGCTTCCAGTGCAACTTCTTTATCAGGGTCAACCGCTGGCAGAGACGCAGATCACCATTATCGAACGCGCTCCGACCGGGGACGTCCACGTGAAAACCCTGCAATCAGATGACAGGGGGCAGGCCCTGATCCGCACCCGTCCGGGCCATACTTATCTGCTGGATGCCGTGGTGCTGCGTCCTGCCCCCAAAAACAGCGAAGCGGTCTGGGATACCCTTTGGGCGGCGCTCACTTTCTTTGTGCCGGAACGCTGA
- a CDS encoding extracellular solute-binding protein, producing MRPVFFQYFRPMLAGIATVFAAEMASAESAHGIAMYGEPALPPDFVSLPYVNPDAPKGGRVVFGNTGGFDSLNPFIQKGTVPWQMRFWGYEGLMGRSQDEPFSLYGLLAESIETAPDRSWVEFTLRANARFSDGSPVTVEDVIWSYETLGTQGHLRYRGLWGKIASIEQTGPRSVRLTFSDPDRELALVAGLRPILKKAQWEGKSFADGKLQDIPIGTGAYVVDDYEAGRYVSFKRNPDYWAKDLPLRRGTRNLDEMRIDFYGDQAVLFEAFTAGELSAVREFNAESWAIKYNFPAAQRGDMVKTEIPHEKPSGMTGFVMNTRRPLFQDWRVREAMMLAFNFEFINDTMTGGAQPRITSYFSGSDLAMLPGAAEGRVLELLTPFADTLPAGTIEGYTLPQSDGSSRNRKNLRKAIKLLAEAGWTVQDGVLRNANGAPFEFTMLMRQGDSGNLTVTEIYSQALARLGIKVTEAKVDNAQYTGRLAELDFDMTPFRRALSLSPGNEQRLYWGSAVTDTPGTRNLMGIDDPAVDAMIDAMLNSQTREDFVAATRALDRVLTAGRYVIPIWSFDVGRIAHIKELKYPDTVPIYGDGPSYMPEVWWFQD from the coding sequence GTGCGTCCAGTTTTTTTCCAATACTTCCGCCCCATGCTGGCGGGAATCGCAACCGTTTTTGCCGCTGAAATGGCGTCCGCAGAATCGGCCCATGGCATAGCTATGTATGGAGAGCCCGCTCTCCCACCGGATTTTGTGTCTCTCCCTTACGTGAACCCCGACGCGCCCAAAGGCGGCCGGGTGGTGTTCGGCAACACCGGCGGCTTCGACAGCCTGAACCCGTTCATTCAGAAAGGCACCGTGCCCTGGCAGATGCGGTTCTGGGGCTACGAAGGGCTGATGGGTCGATCACAGGACGAACCTTTCTCATTGTACGGGCTTCTGGCCGAATCGATTGAGACCGCGCCGGACAGGTCCTGGGTCGAATTCACCCTGCGCGCCAATGCCCGATTCTCGGACGGAAGCCCGGTCACGGTCGAGGATGTGATCTGGTCGTATGAGACCTTGGGCACCCAAGGGCACCTGCGCTATCGCGGGCTGTGGGGCAAGATTGCGAGCATCGAACAGACCGGACCGCGCTCTGTTCGTCTCACGTTTTCGGACCCGGATCGCGAGCTGGCGCTGGTTGCGGGCCTGCGCCCAATCCTGAAAAAGGCACAGTGGGAGGGCAAGAGCTTTGCCGACGGCAAATTGCAGGACATCCCCATTGGCACCGGCGCTTATGTGGTCGATGACTATGAGGCCGGGCGCTATGTGAGTTTCAAGCGCAACCCCGACTATTGGGCCAAGGACCTGCCGCTGCGTCGTGGCACCCGCAACCTGGATGAGATGCGGATCGACTTTTACGGCGATCAGGCGGTGTTGTTCGAGGCCTTCACCGCTGGTGAGCTGAGCGCCGTCCGCGAATTCAACGCCGAAAGCTGGGCCATCAAGTACAACTTCCCCGCCGCCCAACGGGGTGACATGGTCAAGACCGAGATCCCGCATGAAAAACCGTCGGGCATGACCGGGTTCGTGATGAACACACGCCGTCCCCTGTTTCAGGACTGGCGCGTGCGCGAGGCAATGATGCTGGCGTTCAATTTCGAGTTCATCAACGACACGATGACCGGCGGCGCACAGCCACGCATCACATCTTATTTCTCGGGGTCCGATCTGGCGATGCTGCCGGGCGCAGCCGAAGGCCGTGTTCTGGAGCTGCTGACCCCCTTTGCCGACACCCTGCCTGCAGGCACGATCGAAGGCTACACCCTGCCCCAAAGCGACGGCAGCAGCCGCAACCGCAAGAACCTGCGCAAAGCGATCAAGCTGCTGGCCGAGGCAGGATGGACAGTGCAAGACGGCGTACTGCGCAATGCCAACGGCGCGCCGTTCGAGTTCACCATGCTCATGCGTCAGGGCGACAGTGGCAACCTGACCGTGACCGAGATCTACAGCCAGGCGCTTGCCCGTCTGGGCATCAAGGTGACCGAGGCCAAAGTCGACAACGCCCAATACACAGGTCGACTGGCCGAGCTGGATTTCGACATGACGCCGTTCCGCCGCGCGCTGTCGCTGTCTCCGGGCAATGAACAGCGGCTCTATTGGGGCAGTGCCGTTACCGACACGCCGGGCACCCGCAACCTGATGGGGATCGATGACCCCGCAGTCGATGCGATGATCGACGCCATGCTCAACTCGCAGACGCGCGAGGACTTTGTCGCCGCCACCCGCGCTTTGGACCGGGTGCTGACCGCAGGCCGCTATGTCATCCCGATCTGGAGCTTTGATGTGGGCCGCATCGCGCACATCAAAGAGCTCAAATATCCCGACACAGTCCCGATCTACGGCGACGGCCCCAGCTACATGCCCGAGGTCTGGTGGTTTCAGGATTGA
- a CDS encoding helix-turn-helix domain-containing protein, with the protein MTGRDPKSIIRIARDSGVEDTAEPLDLGARVRELRKARDWTLEQAATQAGLARSTLSKIENGQMSPTYDALKKLAVGLQISVPQLFTPPERDQINGRMAVTKFGDGAAHATATYEHELLADTLTKKNMLPYRARVRARKMEEFDGWVRHDGEEFLYVLTGVIRLYTEFYEPVEMRRGDSAYYDAAMGHNVISVSDEDAMILWVTSLA; encoded by the coding sequence ATGACTGGCCGAGATCCAAAATCCATCATCCGCATCGCCCGAGATTCAGGCGTCGAGGACACCGCTGAGCCCTTGGACTTGGGCGCGCGCGTGCGCGAATTGCGCAAGGCCCGCGACTGGACGCTGGAACAGGCGGCAACACAGGCGGGGCTTGCACGCTCGACGCTGTCAAAGATCGAAAACGGACAGATGTCGCCCACCTATGATGCGCTGAAAAAGCTGGCCGTCGGTTTGCAGATCTCGGTGCCGCAGCTGTTTACACCGCCCGAGCGGGATCAGATCAACGGGCGCATGGCGGTGACCAAGTTCGGCGATGGCGCTGCTCATGCAACGGCGACCTACGAACATGAGTTGCTGGCCGACACGCTGACGAAAAAGAATATGCTGCCCTATCGTGCCCGCGTCCGCGCGCGCAAGATGGAAGAGTTCGACGGCTGGGTGCGCCACGATGGCGAAGAGTTTCTGTATGTGCTGACAGGTGTCATTCGCCTGTACACCGAGTTCTACGAGCCGGTCGAAATGCGCCGTGGCGACAGCGCCTATTACGACGCCGCCATGGGGCATAACGTGATCTCGGTCAGTGACGAGGATGCGATGATCCTATGGGTCACGTCGCTGGCGTAA
- a CDS encoding aquaporin, with amino-acid sequence MNPRKLFAEFLGTAFLLIGVVGSGIMAQTLSDGNIALALLANAIATGCMLYAIITTLGPVSGAHFNPAVTLAFALRGEHPWSAVAPYVIVQIAGGIIGVWATHIMFDQSILQSSTTMHRTGGAQWFSEIIAMLGLLFVIFGGIRHKPDAVPPLVGLYITGAYWYTSSTSFANPAVTIARGFSDTFAGIYPGHIAMFIVMQIIAVFIGHVVLNWLFAETND; translated from the coding sequence ATGAACCCCCGCAAGCTGTTTGCCGAATTCCTGGGCACCGCATTTCTCCTGATCGGCGTTGTCGGCTCGGGCATCATGGCGCAGACGCTGTCGGACGGGAACATCGCCCTGGCGCTGCTGGCCAATGCGATCGCCACGGGCTGCATGCTCTATGCCATCATCACCACGCTTGGCCCGGTGTCAGGCGCGCATTTCAACCCCGCTGTCACACTCGCCTTTGCCCTGCGCGGCGAACATCCCTGGAGCGCGGTTGCCCCCTACGTGATCGTGCAAATCGCGGGCGGCATCATCGGGGTCTGGGCCACGCACATCATGTTCGACCAGAGCATCCTGCAGAGCTCGACCACCATGCACCGCACCGGGGGCGCGCAATGGTTTTCGGAAATCATCGCCATGCTTGGCCTGCTGTTCGTGATCTTTGGCGGCATCCGCCACAAGCCTGACGCGGTACCGCCGCTGGTCGGACTCTATATCACGGGCGCCTATTGGTACACGTCATCGACCAGCTTTGCGAACCCCGCCGTGACCATCGCGCGTGGCTTTTCGGACACCTTCGCGGGCATCTATCCCGGCCACATCGCGATGTTCATCGTGATGCAGATCATCGCGGTCTTCATTGGCCATGTGGTGCTGAACTGGCTGTTTGCCGAAACGAACGATTGA
- a CDS encoding 3-hydroxybutyrate dehydrogenase yields the protein MSLKGKTAIITGSNSGIGLGVAWEIARSGANVVLNSFTDRDEDHALAAEIAKETGVEARYIKADMSKGDECRALIEQAGVCDVLVNNAGIQHVAPIDEFPVDKWDAIIAINMNSAFHTTAAALPMMRKAGWGRVVNIASAHGLTASPFKAAYVAAKHGVVGMTKTVALETAEEPITCNAICPGYVLTPLVEAQIPDTMEKYNMGREEVIKKVMLERQPSREFATVEQLGGTVAFLCSDAAKQITGTTISVDGGWTAL from the coding sequence ATGTCTCTCAAAGGGAAAACCGCCATCATCACCGGATCGAACTCGGGCATCGGCCTGGGCGTGGCATGGGAGATCGCGCGGTCGGGCGCAAACGTAGTGCTGAACTCTTTCACCGATCGAGACGAGGATCACGCGCTGGCGGCCGAGATCGCCAAGGAGACCGGTGTCGAGGCGCGGTACATCAAGGCGGACATGTCCAAGGGTGACGAGTGCCGCGCGCTGATCGAACAGGCGGGTGTCTGCGACGTGCTGGTGAACAACGCTGGCATTCAGCATGTGGCGCCGATTGACGAATTTCCGGTCGATAAATGGGACGCGATCATCGCGATCAACATGAACTCGGCCTTTCACACAACTGCCGCAGCGCTGCCGATGATGCGCAAAGCGGGCTGGGGCCGGGTGGTTAACATCGCCTCGGCTCATGGCCTGACCGCTTCTCCGTTCAAGGCGGCCTATGTAGCCGCGAAACACGGCGTGGTGGGGATGACCAAGACCGTGGCGTTGGAAACCGCTGAAGAGCCGATCACCTGTAATGCCATTTGTCCCGGCTATGTGCTGACCCCGCTGGTCGAGGCGCAGATCCCCGACACGATGGAGAAATACAACATGGGCCGCGAAGAGGTGATCAAGAAGGTCATGCTCGAGCGTCAACCCTCGCGCGAGTTTGCCACTGTTGAGCAATTGGGCGGCACCGTTGCCTTTCTGTGTTCGGATGCGGCGAAGCAGATCACGGGGACCACGATTTCGGTCGATGGTGGCTGGACCGCGCTTTGA
- a CDS encoding arsenate reductase/protein-tyrosine-phosphatase family protein: MEIEIHDKLSALAHPNRLEVFRLLMRRYPDAVPAGQIAQALDLKPNTASVYLSALKKAGLIEQARTGTSLQYTTNLGEVRGLFDGLLGGCCQSRPDLCVPTTLPETPIMTDPKRQLNALFICTGNSARSLMAESILRTEGLDRFNAYSAGTMPSGQPHPKVIELLDSKGHDIGQLRSKSVDEFNGDDAPKMDFVFTVCDHAANEECPAWPGQPMSAHWGLPDPVKAEGSDAQRNLAFQQAYGLLRNRITAFVSLPFETLDRISLQHKIDDIGRQIDASEPA; the protein is encoded by the coding sequence ATGGAAATAGAGATTCACGACAAACTATCTGCCCTGGCGCACCCCAACCGGCTTGAGGTGTTCCGCCTGCTCATGCGGCGGTACCCTGATGCGGTGCCTGCCGGGCAGATCGCGCAAGCGTTGGATCTCAAACCCAATACGGCGTCGGTCTATCTGTCGGCGCTGAAAAAAGCGGGGCTGATCGAACAGGCCCGCACCGGCACGTCGTTGCAGTACACCACCAACCTGGGCGAAGTTCGGGGGCTGTTTGACGGCCTGCTTGGCGGCTGCTGTCAAAGCCGCCCCGATCTTTGCGTTCCGACCACGCTCCCGGAGACACCGATCATGACGGACCCTAAACGCCAGTTGAATGCCCTTTTTATCTGCACCGGAAACTCTGCCCGCTCGCTGATGGCGGAATCGATCCTGCGCACCGAAGGGCTGGACCGGTTCAACGCCTATTCTGCCGGCACCATGCCCTCGGGTCAGCCGCATCCCAAGGTGATCGAGCTCTTGGATTCAAAAGGTCACGACATTGGCCAGCTGCGATCCAAATCGGTGGACGAGTTCAATGGTGATGACGCCCCAAAGATGGATTTTGTCTTTACCGTTTGTGACCACGCCGCAAACGAAGAATGCCCCGCCTGGCCGGGTCAGCCAATGAGCGCCCACTGGGGCCTGCCCGATCCGGTCAAGGCCGAGGGGTCCGATGCGCAAAGAAATCTGGCTTTCCAACAGGCTTATGGGCTTTTGCGCAACCGCATCACCGCTTTTGTCAGCCTGCCGTTCGAAACCCTCGACCGGATCAGCCTGCAACACAAAATTGACGACATCGGGCGCCAGATCGATGCGTCCGAACCTGCATAA
- a CDS encoding PfkB family carbohydrate kinase: protein MTERKDILCIGSVLWDIIGRSASHMRQGSDVPGRITRLPGGVAMNIAMTLARFGMAPTLLTAIGRDAEGDELVRACQRMGMRTDLIYRSEDLPTDRYMAVEGANGLIAAIADAHSLEAAGAKILGPLEDGALGSRDTPFDGLVALDGNLTVSLLEKIARSPAFAAADLRVAPASPGKAERLLPFVNSARATLYVNLEEAGLLCQTQFDTSADAARGLLKRGALRVLVTDGGNAATEADENDLISQTPPEVLVTRVTGAGDTFMAAHIAAEASGASRADALARALQAAATYVSGDTPL from the coding sequence ATGACAGAGCGTAAAGACATCCTGTGTATCGGGTCCGTCCTGTGGGACATCATCGGACGATCCGCCAGCCACATGCGCCAGGGCTCGGACGTGCCGGGCCGCATCACCCGCCTGCCCGGCGGCGTGGCCATGAACATTGCCATGACGCTGGCACGTTTTGGGATGGCGCCCACGCTGCTGACTGCCATCGGACGCGATGCCGAAGGCGACGAATTGGTGCGCGCCTGCCAGCGGATGGGCATGCGCACCGATTTGATCTATCGCTCCGAAGATCTGCCGACCGACCGCTACATGGCCGTCGAGGGCGCCAACGGCCTGATTGCCGCCATCGCAGATGCCCATTCGCTTGAGGCCGCAGGCGCCAAGATCCTCGGTCCACTCGAAGATGGTGCGCTCGGCAGTCGGGACACACCATTCGATGGGCTTGTCGCCTTGGACGGCAACTTGACCGTTTCCTTGCTCGAAAAGATCGCGCGCAGCCCCGCCTTTGCTGCCGCCGATCTACGTGTGGCCCCGGCCTCGCCCGGCAAGGCCGAGCGGTTGCTGCCCTTTGTGAACTCGGCTCGCGCCACGCTCTATGTGAACCTCGAAGAGGCCGGACTGCTCTGTCAGACGCAATTCGATACCTCTGCTGACGCCGCACGCGGGTTGCTAAAACGCGGTGCTTTGCGCGTTCTTGTCACCGATGGCGGCAACGCCGCGACCGAGGCGGACGAAAACGACCTTATCAGCCAGACCCCGCCCGAAGTGCTGGTCACCCGCGTGACCGGCGCCGGCGACACCTTCATGGCCGCCCATATCGCGGCCGAGGCCAGCGGCGCATCCCGTGCCGACGCCCTTGCCCGCGCGCTCCAGGCCGCGGCCACTTACGTTTCAGGAGACACCCCACTGTGA
- a CDS encoding arsenate reductase ArsC, which translates to MNILVLCTGNSARSILLESIFNTEGAGRVRAFSAGSQPSGKVHPQSLVLLGEEGHDTSNARSKSWDEFGTEEAPEMDMVITVCGSAANETCPMWPGAPVRAHWGVEDPAAAAEPEWDTAFRTAYDILGKRAAALLELPIETMNQTELSTQLKRIGTLT; encoded by the coding sequence ATGAACATCCTGGTACTCTGCACGGGCAATTCCGCGCGTTCGATTCTGCTGGAATCAATTTTCAACACCGAAGGGGCCGGTCGCGTCCGCGCCTTTTCCGCCGGCTCTCAGCCATCCGGCAAGGTGCACCCTCAGTCGCTCGTGCTGTTGGGCGAAGAAGGTCACGATACTTCTAACGCCCGCTCCAAAAGCTGGGACGAATTCGGCACCGAAGAAGCGCCAGAAATGGACATGGTGATCACCGTCTGCGGGTCCGCCGCCAACGAGACCTGCCCCATGTGGCCCGGCGCGCCGGTGCGGGCCCATTGGGGTGTCGAAGACCCCGCAGCCGCCGCCGAACCCGAATGGGACACGGCATTCCGCACCGCCTATGACATCCTGGGCAAGCGCGCCGCCGCCTTGCTGGAACTGCCCATCGAAACCATGAACCAGACCGAGCTGTCGACGCAGCTCAAGCGCATTGGAACCCTGACATGA
- a CDS encoding patatin-like phospholipase family protein translates to MAVKRINLALQGGGAHGAFTWGVLDRLLDEQDVEVAAITGTSAGALNGAAFKSGMVRGGRDGARETLNWLWGKMGAVGDMRMANWMRGFEPAQMAQALEYSLPFSMADTLSRMVSPYAYGPFYVNPLKSVVDAFDFDNICVDQGPELFICATRVRTGKIRIFKGAEISSDAILASACLPTLFKAVEIDDPETGRREAYWDGGYTGNPALFPLFNTGLPDDVVVVNINPLERDELPVTPQQIHNRVNEISFNSSLLRELRAINFVQRLLEDGTLQKGTMSRVLVHMIADDELMTELSVATKMVPTPMVLNKLKQAGRAAADGFLSAHKADLGERSSVDLSEMFG, encoded by the coding sequence ATGGCCGTGAAACGGATCAATCTTGCCCTTCAGGGCGGCGGCGCGCATGGGGCTTTTACCTGGGGCGTGCTGGACCGGCTGCTGGATGAGCAGGATGTTGAGGTGGCGGCAATCACCGGCACATCGGCGGGCGCGCTCAACGGGGCGGCGTTCAAATCGGGCATGGTCAGGGGCGGGCGCGATGGCGCGCGCGAGACGTTGAACTGGCTCTGGGGCAAGATGGGCGCAGTGGGTGACATGCGAATGGCCAATTGGATGCGCGGGTTCGAACCGGCGCAGATGGCGCAGGCCTTGGAGTATTCGCTGCCGTTTTCCATGGCGGACACACTGTCGCGCATGGTGTCGCCCTATGCCTATGGGCCGTTCTATGTGAACCCGTTGAAATCCGTGGTCGATGCCTTTGATTTCGACAACATCTGCGTGGACCAGGGGCCAGAGCTGTTCATCTGTGCCACACGGGTGCGAACCGGCAAGATCCGCATCTTCAAGGGGGCCGAGATCAGCAGCGATGCGATCCTGGCCTCGGCCTGTCTGCCAACCCTGTTCAAGGCGGTCGAGATCGACGATCCCGAAACCGGGCGGCGTGAAGCCTATTGGGATGGTGGCTATACCGGCAACCCGGCTCTGTTTCCGCTGTTCAACACCGGGCTGCCCGATGACGTGGTGGTGGTGAACATCAATCCGCTGGAACGGGACGAACTGCCGGTAACGCCGCAGCAGATCCACAACCGGGTGAACGAGATCAGCTTTAATTCATCATTGCTGCGCGAGTTGCGCGCGATCAACTTTGTCCAGCGGCTGCTGGAGGATGGTACGTTGCAAAAGGGCACGATGAGCCGGGTCCTGGTGCATATGATTGCTGACGACGAACTGATGACCGAACTGTCGGTGGCGACCAAGATGGTGCCGACGCCAATGGTCCTGAACAAGCTCAAACAGGCGGGGCGCGCGGCGGCTGATGGGTTCCTGTCGGCCCACAAAGCGGACCTGGGCGAACGCAGCTCCGTTGATCTGTCAGAAATGTTCGGCTAG
- a CDS encoding pseudouridine-5'-phosphate glycosidase — MIDLVLSSEVRAAKDAGRAIVALESTIITHGMPYPQNVEVAAQVEQDIRDAGATPATIAVIDGKLHVGLEADQLQTLGQAKGVAKLSRADMAACIATGGTGATTVAATMIAAQFAGVEVFATGGIGGVHKGAESTFDISADLHELAQTRVTVVAAGAKAILDVPKTLEVLETLGVPVIAYGQDAFPAFWSAQSPLPAPLRMDDAIQIAQAHATRNALGLPGGQLVANPIPADDQIPAEELTPIIEAAQADADTHGITGKGVTPYLLQRIFELTEGRSLTANIALVRNNARLAAQIAQELIKI; from the coding sequence GTGATCGACCTTGTTCTGTCATCCGAAGTCCGCGCCGCCAAAGACGCGGGCCGCGCCATCGTGGCGCTGGAAAGCACCATCATCACCCATGGCATGCCCTACCCCCAAAACGTCGAAGTTGCGGCACAGGTTGAGCAGGACATCCGTGACGCGGGCGCCACTCCGGCCACGATTGCCGTGATCGACGGCAAACTGCACGTCGGGCTGGAAGCAGATCAGCTGCAAACGCTGGGTCAGGCCAAGGGCGTCGCCAAGCTGTCGCGCGCCGACATGGCCGCCTGCATCGCCACAGGCGGCACCGGGGCCACCACCGTGGCCGCCACAATGATCGCGGCGCAATTTGCCGGGGTCGAGGTCTTTGCCACCGGCGGCATCGGTGGCGTTCACAAAGGGGCCGAGAGCACATTCGACATCTCGGCCGACCTGCACGAATTGGCCCAGACCCGCGTGACCGTAGTGGCCGCTGGCGCCAAGGCCATTCTGGACGTGCCCAAAACGCTCGAAGTTCTGGAAACACTGGGCGTGCCGGTCATCGCCTATGGTCAGGATGCTTTTCCGGCCTTCTGGTCTGCGCAATCGCCGCTGCCTGCCCCCCTGCGCATGGATGACGCGATCCAGATCGCTCAGGCCCACGCCACCCGCAACGCGCTTGGCCTGCCCGGCGGTCAACTTGTGGCCAACCCGATCCCCGCGGATGACCAGATCCCGGCCGAAGAATTGACCCCGATCATTGAAGCCGCCCAAGCGGACGCCGACACCCATGGCATCACTGGCAAAGGTGTGACCCCGTATCTGCTGCAACGCATCTTTGAATTGACCGAGGGCCGCTCGCTGACCGCCAACATCGCGCTGGTGCGCAACAATGCCCGTTTAGCAGCCCAAATCGCACAGGAATTGATCAAGATTTAG
- a CDS encoding DUF502 domain-containing protein, whose amino-acid sequence MNTPFDEEPHRRPGLFASLRASFLTGIVVIAPVGLTLWLIWTVVGWFDSFVLPLVPHQFQPEEYIGINLRGVGVIFFLIFTVIVGWIAKGILGRSLIHFGEGLVDRMPVVRSIYSGIKQISETVFAQTERSFEKACLIQYPRRGIWAIGFVSTDARGEVADRAETGGNLVSVFVPTTPNPTSGFLLFFPEEDIIYLDMSIEDAAKLVISAGLVYPNDKDPTLPPAED is encoded by the coding sequence ATGAACACGCCATTTGACGAGGAACCTCATCGCCGCCCTGGCCTGTTTGCCAGCCTGCGTGCCTCATTCCTGACCGGCATCGTCGTGATCGCCCCGGTCGGGCTGACGCTGTGGCTGATCTGGACGGTCGTCGGCTGGTTCGACAGCTTCGTGTTGCCGCTGGTGCCACATCAGTTCCAGCCCGAGGAATACATCGGCATCAACCTGCGCGGTGTTGGCGTCATCTTTTTCCTAATCTTCACGGTCATCGTGGGCTGGATCGCCAAGGGGATCTTAGGCCGTTCGCTGATTCATTTCGGCGAAGGTCTGGTGGATCGGATGCCGGTCGTGCGGTCAATCTATTCCGGCATCAAGCAGATCTCGGAAACGGTCTTTGCCCAGACCGAGCGCAGCTTTGAAAAAGCCTGCCTGATCCAATACCCGCGTCGCGGGATCTGGGCCATCGGCTTTGTTTCAACCGATGCCAGAGGTGAAGTCGCAGATCGCGCCGAAACCGGCGGCAATCTGGTCAGTGTTTTTGTCCCTACCACGCCCAACCCGACATCGGGTTTTCTGCTCTTCTTCCCCGAGGAAGACATCATCTATCTGGACATGAGCATCGAAGATGCCGCCAAACTGGTGATTTCGGCAGGCTTGGTTTACCCCAACGACAAAGACCCAACTTTGCCGCCCGCCGAAGACTGA